The Streptomyces sp. NBC_01244 genome contains a region encoding:
- a CDS encoding 4Fe-4S dicluster domain-containing protein, producing the protein MMGRTIFIDPGRCIGCQACVSACRECDSHRGKSMIHLDYTEPGMSVASLPSVCMHCEDPVAPCAEVCPADAILVTADGVVQQADTTRCIGCSNCVNACPFGIPKIDLQAKLQMKCNLCYDRTAYGLAPMCATVCPTGALFYGTLEELQAERPGVQVADSFVFGDVVVQTGVAMVVPADKVQWPVPGGLPVVEINGKDVR; encoded by the coding sequence ATGATGGGCCGCACGATCTTCATCGACCCGGGTCGCTGCATCGGCTGCCAGGCGTGCGTCTCGGCCTGCCGCGAGTGCGATTCGCACCGCGGCAAATCGATGATCCACCTGGACTACACCGAACCCGGCATGTCCGTCGCCTCCCTCCCCAGCGTCTGCATGCACTGCGAGGACCCGGTCGCACCCTGCGCCGAGGTCTGTCCCGCCGACGCGATCCTGGTGACCGCCGACGGAGTGGTCCAGCAGGCCGACACCACCCGCTGCATCGGCTGCTCCAACTGCGTCAACGCCTGCCCCTTCGGCATCCCGAAGATCGACCTCCAGGCGAAGCTGCAGATGAAGTGCAACCTCTGCTACGACCGCACCGCCTACGGCCTCGCCCCGATGTGCGCGACCGTCTGCCCGACCGGGGCCCTCTTCTACGGAACGCTCGAAGAGCTCCAGGCGGAGCGCCCCGGTGTCCAGGTGGCCGACTCCTTCGTCTTCGGCGACGTCGTCGTCCAGACCGGTGTGGCCATGGTCGTCCCCGCCGACAAGGTCCAGTGGCCCGTCCCCGGCGGCCTGCCCGTCGTCGAGATCAACGGAAAGGACGTCCGGTGA
- the mscL gene encoding large conductance mechanosensitive channel protein MscL, whose amino-acid sequence MVSEKKKESILAGFKAFLMRGNVVDLAVAVVIGAAFTNIVNSVVKGLISPVIGLIGTQSLDAYKSCIKDPCGVGPDGKPTGVELLWGSVLNAALTFLITAAVVYFLMVLPMAKYLAKVEQRRRAKEGVQETMEITELVVLKEIRDELIAQRDAGGGNVHSGAPSPRL is encoded by the coding sequence GTGGTGAGCGAGAAGAAGAAGGAGAGCATCCTGGCAGGCTTCAAGGCCTTCCTGATGCGCGGCAACGTGGTCGACCTGGCGGTAGCCGTGGTCATCGGTGCCGCGTTCACGAACATCGTGAACTCCGTCGTGAAGGGCCTCATCAGCCCCGTGATCGGCCTCATCGGCACACAGAGTCTGGACGCCTACAAGAGCTGCATCAAGGACCCCTGCGGGGTCGGCCCGGACGGCAAGCCCACGGGCGTGGAGCTCCTCTGGGGCTCGGTGCTGAACGCGGCGCTCACCTTCCTGATCACCGCCGCGGTCGTCTACTTCCTGATGGTCCTGCCGATGGCGAAGTACCTCGCCAAGGTGGAGCAGCGCCGCAGGGCGAAGGAGGGCGTCCAGGAGACCATGGAGATCACCGAGCTGGTGGTCCTCAAGGAGATCCGCGACGAGCTGATCGCCCAGCGCGACGCGGGTGGCGGGAACGTCCACTCCGGCGCTCCGAGCCCGCGGCTCTAG
- a CDS encoding FmdB family zinc ribbon protein codes for MPTYQYQCTECGEGLEAVQKFTDDALTVCPSCDGRLKKVFSAVGIVFKGSGFYRNDSRGASSSSTPASKPASTPAATPAASSSSTASSSSTSTSSSSSSSSAA; via the coding sequence GTGCCGACCTACCAGTACCAGTGCACCGAGTGCGGTGAGGGCCTTGAGGCCGTGCAGAAGTTCACCGATGACGCGCTGACCGTGTGCCCGAGCTGTGACGGACGCCTGAAGAAGGTGTTCTCCGCGGTCGGCATCGTCTTCAAGGGATCCGGTTTCTACCGGAACGACAGCCGCGGCGCTTCGTCGAGCAGCACCCCTGCCTCGAAGCCCGCGTCGACGCCGGCCGCCACCCCGGCCGCGTCCTCGTCCTCGACGGCTTCGTCGTCCTCGACCTCGACCTCCTCGTCGTCGTCGAGCTCGTCGGCCGCCTGA
- a CDS encoding S-methyl-5'-thioadenosine phosphorylase, with amino-acid sequence MANAEIGVIGGSGFYSFLEDVSEIQVETPYGPPSDSLYLGELAGRTVAFLPRHGRSHTVPPHKINYRANLWALRSVGVRQVLGPCAVGGLRSDYGPGTLLVPDQLVDRTKSRAQTFFDGEPLPDGSVPNVVHTTFADPYCPVGRSVALAAARGREWEPVDGGTMVVIEGPRFSTRAESRWHAAAGWSVVGMTGHPEAVLARELGLCYTSMALVTDLDAGAETGEGVSHTEVLKVFGENVGRLREVLFDAVAALPPTESRACLCTHAHDGWDLGIELP; translated from the coding sequence ATGGCGAATGCAGAGATCGGTGTCATCGGTGGATCGGGCTTCTACTCCTTCCTGGAGGACGTCTCCGAGATCCAGGTGGAGACGCCGTACGGGCCCCCCAGCGACTCCCTCTACCTCGGTGAGCTCGCCGGCCGGACCGTGGCCTTCCTGCCCCGGCACGGCCGCAGCCACACCGTCCCCCCGCACAAGATCAACTACCGGGCCAACCTGTGGGCGCTGCGTTCCGTGGGCGTCCGCCAGGTGCTCGGTCCCTGCGCGGTCGGCGGCCTGCGCTCCGACTACGGCCCGGGCACCCTGCTCGTCCCCGACCAGCTGGTCGACCGTACGAAGTCCCGCGCCCAGACCTTCTTCGACGGGGAGCCGCTCCCGGACGGCTCGGTCCCCAACGTCGTGCACACCACCTTCGCCGACCCGTACTGCCCGGTGGGCCGCTCGGTGGCACTGGCGGCGGCCCGCGGGCGGGAGTGGGAGCCGGTGGACGGCGGCACCATGGTCGTCATCGAGGGCCCGCGTTTCTCCACGCGCGCCGAGTCCCGCTGGCACGCCGCGGCCGGCTGGTCGGTGGTCGGCATGACGGGCCACCCGGAGGCGGTCCTCGCGCGCGAGCTGGGGCTCTGCTACACCTCGATGGCGCTGGTCACGGACCTGGACGCGGGTGCGGAGACGGGCGAAGGGGTCTCCCACACGGAGGTCCTCAAGGTCTTCGGCGAGAACGTCGGCCGGCTGCGCGAGGTCCTCTTCGACGCGGTGGCCGCCCTGCCCCCGACGGAATCCCGCGCCTGCCTGTGCACCCACGCCCACGACGGCTGGGACCTGGGCATCGAGCTGCCGTAG
- a CDS encoding potassium/proton antiporter encodes MLVCSLVLLVAVAAVRVSSRSGLPSLLIYLGIGVAIGQDGIGNVVFDNAELTQVIGYAALVVILAEGGLGTKWKEIKPALPAAIVLSLVGVAVSVSVTAAGAHYLVGLEWRQALLIGAVVSSTDAAAVFSVLRKVPLPSRVTGVLEAESGFNDAPVVILVVAFATVGPVDQWYVLIGKIALELAIGVAIGLAVGFLGSYGLRHVALPASGLYPIAVMAIAITAYAAGAMAHGSGFLAVYLAAMVLGNAKLPHWPATRGFADGLGWIAQIGMFVLLGLLVTPHELVHDFWPAVIIGLVLTMVARPLEVFVSLLPFRLPWQEQALMSWAGLRGAVPIILATIPMVSGIEGSERVFNIVFVLVVVYTLVQGPTLPWLARKLKLGNSDEAASDLGIESAPLEKLRGHLLSFAIPPASRMHGVEVSELRLPPGASVTLVVRDARSFVPAPSTVLRRGDELLVVATDPVRDAAEARLRAVARGGKLAGWLGTGGDGGGAASGGKAKGSGKSSAKGASKGPAKGPAKGSAKG; translated from the coding sequence ATGCTGGTCTGCTCGCTCGTGCTGCTCGTCGCCGTGGCGGCGGTACGCGTCTCTTCGCGCAGCGGACTCCCCAGCCTGCTCATTTACCTCGGCATAGGCGTCGCGATAGGCCAGGACGGCATCGGCAACGTCGTGTTCGACAACGCCGAGCTGACCCAGGTGATCGGCTATGCCGCCCTCGTGGTGATCCTCGCCGAGGGTGGTCTGGGCACGAAGTGGAAAGAGATCAAGCCGGCCCTGCCGGCCGCGATCGTGCTGTCGCTGGTCGGCGTCGCCGTCAGCGTGAGCGTGACCGCGGCGGGCGCGCACTACCTGGTCGGACTCGAATGGCGGCAGGCCCTGCTGATCGGCGCGGTCGTCTCCTCGACCGACGCGGCGGCCGTCTTCTCGGTCCTGCGCAAGGTCCCGCTCCCCTCCCGGGTGACGGGTGTGCTGGAGGCCGAGTCCGGCTTCAACGACGCCCCCGTCGTCATCCTGGTCGTGGCCTTCGCGACCGTCGGGCCGGTCGACCAGTGGTACGTCCTCATAGGCAAGATCGCGCTGGAGCTGGCGATCGGCGTCGCGATCGGACTGGCCGTGGGCTTCCTGGGCTCGTACGGGCTGCGGCACGTGGCGCTGCCCGCCTCGGGCCTCTACCCGATCGCGGTGATGGCGATCGCGATCACCGCGTACGCGGCCGGCGCGATGGCGCACGGCTCCGGCTTCCTCGCGGTGTACCTGGCGGCGATGGTGCTCGGGAACGCGAAGCTCCCCCACTGGCCCGCCACCCGGGGATTCGCGGACGGGCTCGGCTGGATCGCCCAGATCGGCATGTTCGTGCTGTTGGGCCTGCTGGTCACCCCGCACGAGCTGGTCCACGACTTCTGGCCGGCGGTGATCATCGGGCTGGTGCTGACGATGGTGGCCCGGCCGCTGGAGGTCTTCGTCTCGCTGCTGCCCTTCCGGCTGCCCTGGCAGGAGCAGGCGCTCATGTCCTGGGCGGGCCTGCGCGGGGCCGTGCCCATCATCCTGGCCACCATCCCCATGGTGTCCGGGATCGAGGGCAGCGAGCGCGTCTTCAACATCGTCTTCGTCCTGGTCGTCGTCTACACCCTGGTCCAGGGCCCGACCCTGCCCTGGCTCGCGCGCAAGCTGAAGCTGGGCAACAGCGACGAGGCCGCCTCCGACCTGGGGATCGAGTCGGCGCCGCTGGAGAAGCTGCGCGGACACCTGCTGTCCTTCGCGATCCCGCCCGCCTCGCGGATGCACGGCGTCGAGGTGAGCGAGCTGCGGCTGCCGCCGGGGGCTTCCGTCACGCTGGTCGTACGGGACGCGCGGAGCTTCGTACCGGCACCGTCGACCGTGCTGCGGCGCGGGGACGAGCTGCTGGTGGTGGCCACGGACCCGGTACGGGACGCCGCGGAGGCGCGGCTGCGGGCGGTGGCCCGGGGCGGCAAGCTGGCGGGCTGGCTGGGGACCGGCGGGGACGGCGGCGGCGCGGCCTCGGGCGGGAAGGCCAAGGGCTCCGGCAAGAGCTCGGCCAAGGGGGCCTCGAAAGGTCCCGCCAAGGGTCCCGCAAAGGGTTCCGCCAAGGGTTAG
- a CDS encoding QcrA and Rieske domain-containing protein, with product MSVTEQPPPHPGRQGDGHADGGAAADAAIEQLRDRISADSLTTRRDYLRIVATVSGGLAIGGVGVAAGILHRHGDNEGLPDPKKVADLLPPGQSVAFRFPGEDDRALAVRLGDGSLVGYSAVCTHLACGVLWREDRGPDGELYCPCHEGVFDARTGEVTAGPPPRPLPRIYLTEQADGSVWAVATARSGEPAKDALCRQFGDTHPQESARLGCPGSARAGATERRPT from the coding sequence GTGAGCGTCACCGAACAGCCCCCTCCGCACCCAGGACGTCAGGGCGACGGCCACGCAGACGGCGGGGCGGCCGCCGATGCCGCGATCGAGCAGCTGCGCGACCGGATCAGTGCCGACTCCCTCACCACCCGCCGCGACTACCTGCGGATCGTGGCCACCGTCTCCGGAGGCCTGGCCATCGGCGGTGTCGGCGTGGCCGCCGGCATCCTGCACCGGCACGGGGACAACGAGGGCCTGCCCGACCCGAAGAAGGTCGCCGACCTGCTGCCCCCCGGCCAGTCCGTGGCCTTCCGGTTCCCGGGCGAGGACGACCGGGCCCTGGCGGTGCGCCTCGGGGACGGCTCCCTCGTGGGCTACTCCGCCGTCTGCACGCACCTGGCCTGCGGAGTGCTGTGGCGGGAGGACCGGGGGCCCGACGGGGAGCTGTACTGCCCCTGCCACGAGGGTGTCTTCGACGCCCGCACCGGTGAGGTGACGGCCGGTCCGCCGCCCCGCCCGCTGCCGAGGATCTACCTGACCGAGCAGGCCGACGGCAGCGTCTGGGCCGTCGCCACCGCCCGGTCGGGAGAGCCGGCCAAGGACGCGCTCTGCCGTCAGTTCGGCGACACCCACCCGCAGGAGTCCGCCCGCCTGGGCTGCCCGGGCTCGGCCCGGGCGGGCGCCACCGAGAGGAGGCCCACATGA
- a CDS encoding DUF6755 family protein: MSETPLPPRPEYHPGSAQPRLNRPVRERYPQIRSTSGYGDPRIRNTGPGPGAGTEQEPERSSRLNARLALALTVVIGQLWALTVTVNEWMKGNTGTAWWGAGFLILSFLVVIGLWLLDPKDR, from the coding sequence ATGAGCGAGACTCCGCTGCCGCCCCGCCCGGAGTACCACCCGGGCAGCGCCCAGCCCCGGCTCAACCGCCCCGTGCGCGAGCGGTACCCGCAGATCCGATCCACCAGCGGGTACGGGGACCCGCGGATCCGGAACACGGGCCCGGGCCCGGGAGCCGGCACCGAGCAGGAGCCCGAGCGTTCCTCACGGCTCAACGCGCGCCTCGCCCTGGCCCTCACGGTCGTGATCGGCCAGCTCTGGGCGCTCACGGTGACCGTCAACGAGTGGATGAAGGGAAACACCGGCACGGCCTGGTGGGGAGCGGGATTCCTGATCCTGTCCTTCCTCGTAGTGATCGGACTGTGGCTCCTCGACCCGAAGGACCGATGA
- the pyrF gene encoding orotidine-5'-phosphate decarboxylase, whose translation MNYTADPRIIVALDFDDREAAEALVARLGGACGFYKVGLELLTAAGPDLVRGLVDQGHEVFLDLKLFEIPNSVAGAVRAAGALGASVVTVHSMGGTGIMAAAVDAAREFPRLRVLALTVVTSMTGSDLADIGIGASTDEQVLRLARLAAEAGCDGVVGSPREAGPLRTLLGPDRLIATPGVTLPGGEAGAEAGREAGGHARSDTPWAAFAAWASHVVVGRSVTRAADPVAALRRISVGR comes from the coding sequence ATGAACTACACCGCCGACCCCCGGATCATCGTCGCCCTCGACTTCGACGACCGCGAGGCCGCCGAGGCCCTCGTGGCACGCCTCGGGGGCGCTTGCGGCTTCTACAAGGTCGGGCTGGAGCTGCTGACCGCCGCCGGGCCCGACCTCGTACGCGGGCTCGTCGATCAGGGCCACGAGGTCTTCCTCGACCTGAAGCTCTTCGAGATCCCGAACTCCGTGGCCGGCGCCGTGCGCGCCGCGGGCGCGCTGGGCGCGTCCGTGGTGACCGTGCACTCCATGGGCGGTACGGGCATCATGGCGGCCGCAGTGGACGCCGCCCGGGAGTTCCCGCGGCTTCGGGTGCTCGCCCTGACGGTGGTCACGAGCATGACCGGGAGCGACCTCGCCGACATCGGCATCGGCGCGAGCACCGACGAGCAGGTGCTGCGGCTGGCCCGGCTGGCGGCGGAGGCCGGCTGCGACGGGGTCGTCGGATCGCCCCGGGAGGCCGGGCCGCTGCGGACGCTGCTGGGTCCGGACCGGCTGATCGCCACTCCGGGGGTGACGCTGCCGGGTGGGGAGGCGGGCGCGGAGGCGGGCAGGGAGGCGGGCGGGCACGCCCGCTCCGATACGCCGTGGGCCGCCTTCGCGGCCTGGGCCTCGCACGTCGTGGTGGGGCGGTCGGTGACGCGGGCCGCGGATCCGGTGGCGGCGCTGCGGAGGATCTCGGTGGGGCGGTAA
- a CDS encoding MFS transporter — protein MTSAVTTDKSATSTRPGYGQLLRTPGALGFVLPGFAARLPFGMLTISILLLVQHTTGSYGSAGIVAAFTGISMAVFAPVMGKLIDRHGQSAVLVPVALVHATAVSSLVAFALLGAPVWALALAAVPAGASVPQVGPMVRSRWAAKLEGSPLLPTAAAFESVTDEFTFVVGPVLATALCTGINPAAGLITEAALTLIGGLLFAAQRATQPKPVARPAHGEKHAPALSFHGLRVLIVAFIGIGAVFGGMQVSLAAFSEEIGNPGANGLLYGVFAAGNMIAGIACGAIAWKIGPRRRLILGYIGLTAAASVLWAANSMILLGALGLVVGLCIAPALITGYTMIEQLIPAASRTEAFTWLTGGVAFGQAGAVTLAGRLTDAHGSSYGFLVPMVATVLALAILLALRAKLAPKAPSRIVSSSKPAASATSAAPAAGVNERGLGHRVPVTVD, from the coding sequence GTGACATCCGCGGTCACGACCGACAAGTCCGCCACGTCCACCCGACCCGGCTACGGGCAGCTCCTGCGCACGCCCGGCGCCCTCGGCTTCGTTCTCCCGGGATTCGCCGCGCGACTCCCCTTCGGCATGCTGACGATCAGCATCCTGCTACTGGTCCAGCACACCACCGGTTCCTACGGAAGCGCCGGCATCGTCGCCGCCTTCACCGGTATCTCCATGGCCGTGTTCGCTCCCGTCATGGGCAAGCTCATCGACCGCCACGGCCAGAGCGCCGTCCTGGTCCCGGTGGCCCTCGTCCACGCCACCGCCGTCAGCTCCCTGGTGGCGTTCGCGCTGCTGGGTGCGCCCGTCTGGGCGCTCGCACTGGCGGCCGTCCCCGCCGGTGCATCCGTCCCGCAGGTCGGACCCATGGTCCGGTCCCGCTGGGCGGCCAAGCTCGAGGGCTCCCCGCTGCTGCCCACGGCCGCCGCGTTCGAGTCCGTCACCGACGAGTTCACCTTCGTCGTCGGCCCGGTGCTCGCCACCGCGCTGTGCACCGGCATCAACCCGGCGGCCGGTCTGATCACCGAGGCCGCGCTGACCCTGATCGGCGGCCTGCTCTTCGCCGCCCAGCGCGCCACGCAGCCCAAGCCCGTCGCCCGTCCGGCACACGGTGAGAAGCACGCTCCGGCCCTGTCGTTCCACGGGCTGCGCGTCCTGATCGTCGCCTTCATCGGCATCGGCGCCGTCTTCGGCGGCATGCAGGTCTCGCTCGCCGCCTTCTCCGAGGAGATCGGCAACCCGGGCGCCAACGGTCTGCTCTACGGCGTCTTCGCCGCGGGCAACATGATCGCCGGCATCGCCTGCGGCGCGATCGCCTGGAAGATCGGCCCGCGCCGCCGCCTGATCCTCGGCTACATCGGCCTCACCGCGGCCGCCTCGGTCCTGTGGGCCGCGAACTCGATGATCCTGCTCGGCGCGCTCGGCCTGGTCGTCGGTCTGTGCATCGCCCCCGCGCTGATCACCGGCTACACCATGATCGAGCAGCTGATCCCGGCCGCCTCGCGGACCGAGGCCTTCACCTGGCTCACCGGTGGCGTCGCCTTCGGGCAGGCCGGCGCCGTGACCCTGGCCGGCCGTCTGACGGACGCGCACGGGTCCTCGTACGGGTTCCTCGTGCCGATGGTGGCCACCGTGCTCGCCCTGGCCATCCTGCTGGCACTGCGTGCGAAGCTGGCCCCGAAGGCCCCGAGCCGGATCGTCAGCTCGTCCAAGCCGGCCGCCTCGGCCACCTCCGCGGCACCCGCCGCGGGGGTGAACGAGCGTGGCCTGGGTCACCGCGTGCCGGTGACGGTGGACTGA
- a CDS encoding NarK family nitrate/nitrite MFS transporter — MSMPTPTSSAPRSHRAESYKPGATIADWRPEDEGFWQSKGHRVAQRNLWVSIPALMLGFVVWQVWSVTVVRLNDVGFGFSKSQLFWLTAIPGITGGTFRILYTFIGPMFGERKFTAFSTIILIAPMLWLGFALQDTGTPYWELALIAAVCGIGGANFASSMANIGFFFPKREKGSANGLNGGLGNLGVSVVQLVAPLVVTAAVLGAPAGGPQHDAKKNTDVWLQNGAFLWVPLLVIMALAAWFLMNDLKVAAAPFSQQKIIFKRKHNWLMTWLYVGTFGSFIGFAAALPLLIKNNFEGQGYQATTYAWIGPFIGALTRWGGGWLSDKIGGARVTILSFIGMAAALVVVIFALPSGGQEGDFWPFYIGFLVAFAFSGLGNGSTFRQIPVIFRDHHMKQAEGKGPEAQAAALKQSEMESGAVTGFSSAIAAYGFFFIPAMFAAMAVTNALWIFIGFYATCLVVCWWFYARKGAEAPS, encoded by the coding sequence ATGTCGATGCCCACGCCGACTTCGTCGGCACCCCGCAGCCACCGCGCCGAGAGCTACAAGCCCGGCGCCACCATCGCCGACTGGCGGCCCGAGGACGAGGGCTTCTGGCAGTCCAAGGGCCACCGGGTCGCCCAGCGCAACCTCTGGGTCTCGATCCCGGCCCTGATGCTCGGCTTCGTGGTCTGGCAGGTCTGGTCGGTGACCGTGGTCAGGCTGAACGACGTCGGGTTCGGATTCTCGAAGTCGCAGCTGTTCTGGTTGACCGCCATCCCCGGTATCACCGGCGGCACCTTCCGCATCCTCTACACCTTCATCGGCCCGATGTTCGGCGAGCGGAAGTTCACCGCCTTCAGCACGATCATCCTGATCGCGCCGATGCTGTGGCTGGGCTTCGCACTCCAGGACACCGGCACTCCCTACTGGGAGCTGGCGCTGATCGCGGCCGTCTGCGGCATCGGCGGTGCGAACTTCGCCTCCTCGATGGCGAACATCGGCTTCTTCTTCCCCAAGCGGGAGAAGGGCAGTGCCAACGGCCTCAACGGCGGCCTCGGCAACCTCGGCGTGAGCGTGGTCCAGCTGGTCGCCCCGCTGGTGGTCACCGCGGCCGTTCTGGGCGCCCCGGCGGGCGGACCCCAGCACGACGCGAAGAAGAACACCGACGTCTGGCTGCAGAACGGCGCCTTCCTCTGGGTGCCGCTGCTGGTCATCATGGCGCTGGCCGCCTGGTTCCTGATGAACGACCTGAAGGTGGCCGCGGCTCCCTTCAGCCAGCAGAAGATCATCTTCAAGCGCAAGCACAACTGGCTGATGACCTGGCTCTACGTCGGCACCTTCGGCTCCTTCATCGGCTTCGCGGCCGCCCTGCCGCTGCTGATCAAGAACAACTTCGAGGGCCAGGGCTACCAGGCCACCACCTACGCCTGGATCGGCCCGTTCATCGGGGCTCTCACGCGCTGGGGCGGCGGCTGGCTCTCGGACAAGATCGGCGGAGCCAGGGTCACCATCCTGTCCTTCATCGGCATGGCGGCGGCCCTCGTCGTGGTGATCTTCGCGCTTCCGTCCGGTGGCCAGGAGGGCGACTTCTGGCCCTTCTACATCGGCTTCCTGGTGGCCTTCGCCTTCTCCGGCCTGGGCAACGGCTCGACCTTCCGGCAGATCCCGGTGATCTTCCGGGACCACCACATGAAGCAGGCCGAGGGCAAGGGCCCCGAGGCGCAGGCCGCGGCGCTCAAGCAGTCGGAGATGGAGTCGGGCGCCGTCACCGGTTTCTCCTCGGCCATCGCGGCCTACGGCTTCTTCTTCATCCCCGCGATGTTCGCGGCCATGGCCGTCACCAACGCGCTGTGGATCTTCATCGGCTTCTATGCCACGTGCCTGGTGGTGTGCTGGTGGTTCTACGCCCGCAAGGGCGCCGAGGCTCCCAGCTGA